GAGAAATACTATCATCGAAGCCTCTCTTCAGTAAGATGATTCATCACTGGCTCACTGCAGTTTGGAAGTGCACACAAATTCgagcaaaatttcagtgcttcAAAGTTGAAACATCTCTAGGACGATCGCACGAGTTCAATCTAAAATCTGGAATTGTTCGTGCAGACTGCGAGAGGATCCGGACAATCTCCTTCGACGACAAGAGCAAGACGATCACCATCGTGGGGCCGTTCGACCCGCACAGGCTCGCCTGCAAGCTCCGTTGCAAGGGCGGCAAGGTGATCAGGGACATCCACATCGTGGACAACCCCGGCGGGAAGCCGCCGCAGAAGAtggcggaggcgccgccgccgccgccggcgaagaaCGGCAAGCCGCCGAAGAACAAGGAGAAGCCCCCCGCTGCtgagccgccaccgccatcgaCGCCGCCACCTGAGCCCGCGCCGGGGCCGCCGCCCGACATGCCCCCTCCGTCGCCGGCGCACCAGGCTCCGCCCGACCGGGAGGTGTCGGCGATGGTGCCGGCCTTCGTCGAGGAGAAGCCGCCGAAAGCgaggccggcggagctcgagcagcCGCCGATGTCGCCGCCGCGGAAGGAGAGGCCGCCGATGGActtcccgccgccggcgtcgccggtGAAGGAGAGGCCATCCCCGGCGCGCCCGCCCTGCAGGCCGGtggagcaggcggcggtggaGTACGTGATACCGACGGTGGAGATCCCGTcgttgccggcgccgccggtgggGCCGTGCGGGTGCCCCTGCTGCGCGCCGTGCTACCAGGGCTACTACGAGGCGtgccggtgctgctgctgcggcggcaggTTGTACGCGcagccgctgccggcgccggcggggtgcGGGTACAGAGGCTGCCGGACCTTCAGCGACGAGGACCCCACGGCGGCGTGCACCATCATGTGATGGCTGTCACTTTTCAGTGGAGTCATGGTAGCAACAAGTTCTGCACAGTGGCCAAATGTCTATGGGAGTTTTAATTTTCAGTGTTTTTTTTGCGTGGATTTAATTGGGGTTTTCAGTGGGTTTTGCACAGGTTGAAATAAGCATGTTTCACTGATCTGAGAGATTGGTCAAAAAACTATATAGAGTTTATTTTCTTAACGAATCGCATGTATAAATCTCAATGTCAGTTGTTAACATATGACTGAACACTGAAGATTGTTGTGTTACAGTGCTATGTTGAGTCTGCAAGAGAAACACAAACAGGATCAGATTCTCCTGAAAAGGACTGCAACCATAAAAGGAGGAAGATGCTTGTGGCTTGTATTCCCTGGACCATTAGCACAAATCTGGAGTAATCATTAGGATGattcgtcaaaaaaaaaaagttttcccATCTTGACAAACTGTCATCAGTCTTTCACCAACTGCCATTTACCAACGTTGTTAACTGCTTACGTGCAGCAAAAGCAGAGTCTCGTCAGAGAACTAGTC
This genomic interval from Panicum virgatum strain AP13 chromosome 8K, P.virgatum_v5, whole genome shotgun sequence contains the following:
- the LOC120645086 gene encoding early nodulin-75-like translates to MAEKISMIIVVVDLDCHKCYNKIRKILCQLQDCERIRTISFDDKSKTITIVGPFDPHRLACKLRCKGGKVIRDIHIVDNPGGKPPQKMAEAPPPPPAKNGKPPKNKEKPPAAEPPPPSTPPPEPAPGPPPDMPPPSPAHQAPPDREVSAMVPAFVEEKPPKARPAELEQPPMSPPRKERPPMDFPPPASPVKERPSPARPPCRPVEQAAVEYVIPTVEIPSLPAPPVGPCGCPCCAPCYQGYYEACRCCCCGGRLYAQPLPAPAGCGYRGCRTFSDEDPTAACTIM